The genomic segment ACTCCCTTAGTTTAAAGCATGTAAGAAAATCGAGTGCTGGAGGCGGTGACAGTGCACAGTTGTGTGATAGAGCAGGGTAGGAATGAAAGCCCAGGGAGAGCATGGAATTGGGAGAACGTGGGGGTACAGAGAGCCTGGAGATGTGGGAATGTGAAACGGGAAAGAAGACAGAGGGTCAAAGGCAGGATTTCGTTAATGTTGCAGAGGGATTAGAGGGTATTGGTGGTGATACAATGTGCAAGGAAGTTGAGAGTGCAGGAACTATGGGATGCCGTGGCATTGGGGGTTTTGGCACCATGGAACAAAGGGATATGCGGGCAGCGAGATAGCAGGCAACGGTAAAGAGCAGCAAAGGGTAAAAGGCACACGAGACTTGATGTCTGAGGAGTTAAAGAAAGGAGAGCTGGAGGAGGATCACGGGCAGAGATGGGGTGTAGGTAGAGGGCTGGGGTTTGGAGGGGTGGTGGGCACTGGAGGCAGAATGGGAGCAAGGCCGTGAAGGGAGCTGGGGAGGATGGTGATCACAAGTGGGGGCAAAGAGCAGCCGTGGTGGTCATGGGGAAGCTGAGGAAACACGATGGCTGGGAATTCACATGAGGATGAACGGGGCACTGGAAGGCAGGAAGGTTTGACCGGCATccctggaggggagagagaagtggtGAACACAGATTCTCTTCAGTAACTGCTGGCGGTAGGAGAGCTGGGCTCCGTTACAGTCTGTGCCAAGGTGACTGGGTGTtttagaaggaaaaggaggggctCAGTGGAGTCGGAGAAGTGAGCATTACCAAAGGTTGGTCATCGTAAATGGGATTAGGCCTGCTGTGTGTCTGCAGACAGTCACTGATATTAGATTCTGTCCTCCCACAGACTGAGAGTGACCCTGTCCTTCCTGATGATCACACTCTACAGGAGTGGTTCCCAGTCCTTGAGGAAGATACTCCTGAATTGTAAGAGATACATATGCACGTTTGTAAGCCCTTTTTTAGTAAATCCTCTAAGAAAGGGAAGTCAGGGGCCTGTCGTCAGGTGTGGGCTAGAATAAACATAAACTTCTCCTGGCAACTTTGGGGCTTTCTCATGCAGGCATTTTAACAGGAGGGGGACATGGCCTTGTGCTGTCAGGAGCCATTCTAGAGTTCTGCAGTTCTTAGGGGTATAGGTGGCATGGAGGGATAGAGGTCAGAAGGGCACGGGACGGAGATGGGGCCCAACAGAGAAGTCTAGCAGTGTCGGGTAGATGTGGGGTGACACACAAAGGTCTTGGGAATGGCTAAGAGTCACAAGAGTGGCAGACAAAGTTCATTAAAGGAGATAAAGGtggaaggagggacagaatggAGGACAGACAGGCTGGTGGAAATCACTGAGACAGATCGGAGGCCATGTAATTGTGGTAAGTCAGGATTTGGGGATCAATCAAGAAAGGCAGAACACACAGCAAGCTTCATTGGGTGGTACTTGAACAGGGTTGCATGAAAAGCAAAGGGTCCCTGCTAGCAAGAGACCTTCTTCCACAGACAGTGTCACGAGGCCAATTCCCAGAGGGAAATGGGTAACGGTCCCACCCCGCCCAGGAGAAGGGGAGATTACAGAGAGTCCCATGTGACTGAGGATGCTGACTTAGCTCCCATGTGCTGCACCCATCTGGAGTCTGTTGTAGCTACAGGGTCTGCTTACCTGTGCTTGGCACACGTTGGGTAGGGTTTTCAGCAAATAGGTAGCTTTAAATGGGTAGAGATATGTTTGTTTGGGCTAAACGTAAAGCAGCTGACTGTATAATAATTTGAGTTTGGTTCCAGTGGCCAATATTCCTAGCCCTTCCTGTGGTGAAGTAAGGAAAAAGGGAGCTACAGGGGCTGTCTTTGGCCCATTTATAAAACCCTCATGAATTCCCTCACTCATCAGTTCACTCATTACAGTCAACTCACAGCTTCATCATGGTTTGATCCGAGTTTGAGATCATGAGGCAAAAATGAGGGCAAAAACAACCCTGAAAACCCCTTAAGTTGAACATCCAAGTAAAGGAAGGATTCAGAGCATCCAGTGTGCCAcaaccttttctctctctcttggggaTACCAGGGACAGGACGTGACCATCACGGGTCTGGCAGGAGAGGCAGTTTCTCTCAGGTGGAGCCTGAACTCAGTGTGGGAGTGATTATCTCTCCACACCTGAGACAAGGCCTTCTTGTTTAATCCACTCGATCCCTGTGAATTGTGAGTTTTTCTAGTGTAGCTGTTTGGAACGGGTACTATGTCTGGCCCTCTGTGAGCACCAAACACTGCTCCCTCCAACCCTATCATGTGGCTTTTTTCTGTGGTATCAGCTTGTTTCCTCACATGTTTGTGCAGTCAGGACTCGGCCGAGTATTTGGGAGCGCTCTGCAGATTTCTGGGGTTCTTTCAACATGCAGATCTCTTCCTGTTTGGTATTCTGTCCTTTGAGCCCCACCTGCCTTGATCttgttcatttttccatttctccaaatgtgtgtgtgttatcaatGCTTGATAATTTTCCACATATAGGCTTTTCACATttcttgttagatttattcctatctCATCTCATACTTGTATTAATCGCAATCCCCTTCTGTATGCAGTGTGCATATATGAAGACCCATATGTTATGTATGTTAATGTTCTATCctaatattttttcattgatggattgatttttttttaattttttttaaatgttttatttacttttaagacagacagagacagagcatgaatggggatggggcagagagagagggagacacagaatccgaagcaggctgcaggctctgagctgtgagcacagagcccaacgcgatgctcgaactcaggaactgtgagatcatgacctgagccaaagttggacgcttaaccaactgagccacccaggtgccctgattatctttttttaaataaaaaattaattatttgggCTTCCCAGGTATATATTTATGTCTTCTACAAGCAGTAGGTGCAGTAATACtatgagtgcctgggtggcttagtcaggcatctgacccttgatctcagctcaggtcacaatctcacggttggtgagtttgagcctcgcatcaggctctgtgctgacagtatgcagtctgcttggcattctccctctctccctgtctgtctgcccctccatcattcatgcatgctcgctctcagaataaataaacttaaaagaagaaatcagtgaTATTTATCAACTTAAGGACATcctaatattacttttttttatcattgtcaCCTATAAAATTCTGCCAAATATCTTGGTTTGCAGTTACCAACATGATCATCTGTCTTCCtccttaacttctttttctttcttcctttctttcttttctttttttttttttttttaaataaactgtccCTCCaagttggggcttgaactcacaactcaaGAATTACATGCTTTACAGACTtagcagccaggtgcccctatgctgtAATCTTTTATTGGTGAcagtatttgcaaatatatttaataatttgggATCCCTTATGTATGTGAGATTTGTTAAATATTGGTGGCAATCTTTGTAAGATATTGGGAAATTATTTGCAAGCATTATTCTTTTGAAGTATAGTAAACATAACATTTGTGAATGGCCCAAGTAACATGGATCTATCTGATAGTGAAGAATAATAGAGTATCACTGATAAACTATCATCTGGTGCTTTGTGAAAGACTTCCTGTACAAATATTGCTGTTtccgccccttccccccctccccccactggccCGTGCACAGGGTTCACTTCAGAATTTGTACTTCTTCTGGGGTCAGTGCCATGAAGTACACATTCCTAGAAATGTCCACGTCGACTGGACTTTCCAGTTAACTGCACCGAGTTGTACAAAGCATATCTAATGATTTGTGATACATGTTTGTTGCATCACAGCCTTCCTTTCGCTCTTCTTGAAAAACCCTCCCTGGGCCTTTTGTATCCTTGTCCCTGCTCAGAACGTGCCTTATTTTTCAGCTTAGGAGCCTGAGCATAAACAGACAATTATATTTTAAGGATGGTGACATTTCTCCAGGAAGTGCAAGGTCTGATTAAATACTTGTGCTTCACTGCTGTTCTCTCCTGGGCCAGATCTCAAcgtttttctatttctaccaaGTGAGACTCTGTCTATCCCCATCTattatggaaaaggaaaacactccTCCAAAACATTCGGTCTGTCTCTTTGGAGAGGCTAACTAGAAACTCTAATTGTTTCTGGGAATTGGGAactggaaggattttttttttttttttaagattaatttcAGCTGCCACATTGTACAGCGTCATTGGAACTGCGTGCAAAGTGATAATTGTAGTTCTGTGGAGAGTTGAGATCACAGAATCTCAGACTCTTATCATAGGGTctggctgcctccctcccacatGAGCAAAGGGTGTCATGACCGTCACACTGAGCTCACTGTCCCAGCAGCAGGAAAGAGATACGtgagtatttttctgtttcagccTGAGACACAGATTATGTTTGGAGATGAGGCATATCACAGTCTGGGGAAATGCTCCTGTCTGGGGAAGGGATTCTTCTGAGGGTAGAAAGTGACACAGAAACAGTCCCAtacaggaagaaataataatttctgaGGCACAGGCTGAACTTGGGGAGAGGAACCAGAGGTCTGAGACCCTATATCAATCTCCAGTTGTTCCTAATGTTTATCTTACTGTGATCTTCACTGATGATGATGGTTGGGCTTCATTCTGAGCATTAGTGGATTCTGGTTTTTATGATCCTTAAGACTATAATTCAGAAGTTAATCTGCTCTATAGAAATCATGGAGTGATTTCCAGGATTAGCATTGTTATTTCAGTAAGAGTTGTGTGGATGTGATAATGAGTTTGATGGAGCTCATTGAACCATTCCTCCCTGTACGAACAGTGTGGTCAAGTGACACTTGCTGGCGTGTGATTTTTCTGTTACTTAGGTTTGGTGTGTTTAATGGAGGTGTTAATtatctctcttttgaaaatacCCATAGTCTGTTGATCTAGGTGGGACAGTTTTCCTCATGAAGTTAGTGAAGCAGCCTTCAAGGAAAAGTTAACTTGAGGGTTTAGATGGCAGAGTAAACTAAGGACTTGGCATTTTTCAATCGCAAATGTGCCTTCTGATATTTTCTCTAGCTTGTAATACTCTAATGTGTCATTTTCAGACTCACCCCTGTGTTCTcctatttgaattttttcagcGCATAAGATTTCATGTCTCAAATTCCATCTTGCATAGgacttgttttatatttttatatgttttatatttttacatgaaataaagactaattgagttttttttcaacttttttttttttttttttttgggggacagagagagacagagcatgaacgggggaggggcagagagagagggagacacagaatcggaaacaggctccaggctctgagccatcagcccagagcctgacgcggggcttgaactcatggaccgcgagatcgtgacgtggctgaagtcggacgcttaaccgactgcgccacccaggcgcccaaattGAGTTTTTACCCTAAACATATTTCAGTACTTacttaaatttcaaattcaactgcttaggaggaaaaaaaaccccatagtATGCCATAATTTATATAGTAGATctcactggaaaaaataaatgatatgattCATTACTTTGCTATCCCCATATTAAcccatattctaattttttttttttagctaaattgttttttaatgtttatttatttggggggtgggggagggaacagagcacaagtggaagaggagcagagagagagggagacatagaatctgaagcaggcttcaggctctgagctgtcagcacagagcccgatgcagggctcgaactcaggaacttcaggatcatgacctgagccaaagttggacccttaagtgattgaaccacccaggcaccactgacCTATATTCTACAGTCAATTTGATGCTGGAGAATTATTTAGTGCATCTGCATTGTAAGACCTTCGATGGTCTTGCTAGTGGTGCTAGTCAATAGcctaaatactaaaaaataattaattagcacaattaaacataaaatacagCAAGTTTCAAATATGACAATGTGTAAGTATATTTGGATTATTTAAAGAATACACGATCTGAGAAAGTAGTAGAATGCCAACAGCCAATGTCACTGCAACCCGGCTACTCAGGTTCAAACCATGGCTCTACTACTAACATTTAGttgagtcacttaacctcttttcAGCTAAATTCTCcttatctgggggcacctggctggctcagtcagtagagcttatgaccaactcttgatctctgggtcgtgagtttgagccccacgttgggagttaacaacaacaaaaacactataaattctcctcatctgtaaaaggaagatAATGTTAGGTACTAACTTGGAGagttgtaaatattaaatgttataaataaagcattaataaCAGAGACCCATACATTGCAAGTGCTGTATAAGGAAATACATCAAACTTGGAAAAATCTCTTAAcaaaagaagaatatatattagaaataagtTATCAGGGAAAAGTAAGAGTAAGTAGAGATTTTGggatttaatttttcttgaaaattgtAGCCCATTCCCGGTGTCTCCACACAGAAtcctcttctttgggaaagtgaaTATTGAGCCCTGGAAAATAACTGAATGACGTCTGTGGATTTGAAAATTGCAGTAATCTTCCTGGTCCAGATTACCATTGGAATCCTGGGGAATTTCTCACTCTTATATCATTATATGTCCCTTTGCTTCAATGGAGGTAGGTCAAGATCCACAGATGTGATTTTCAGGCACTTGACTGTAGCCAACTCTTTGGTCATTCTCTCGAGAGGAATCCCGGAGACCATGGCAGCTTTTGGGTTGAGATATTTTCTCAATGACTTTGGATGCAAAGTTGTTTTCTATATGCACAGAGTGGCCAGGGGTGTGTCCATTGGCACTACCTGCCTCTTGAGTATCTTCCAGGCCATCACCATCAGTCCCAGGAGTTCCAGGTGGGCAGAGATGAAAGCAAAAGCCCTGAAGTACATTGGCCCCTCCACCATTTTGTGCTGGATTCTGCACATGTTGGTAAATATCATAGTACCTATGtatgtgattaaaaaatggaGTAATGAAAACATCACAACTATAGACTTTAAGTACTGTTCAGCTACACTTCATGACAAAGGTACAGACTTCCTATGTGCAACTGTCACATCCATCCCTGATGTTTTGTGTTTGGGGCTCATGTCCTGGGCCAGCGGCTCCATGGTTTTCATCCTTTACACACACAAGCAGAGGGTCCAACACATTCATAGGAACAACCTGTCATCTAGATTCTCCCCTGAGACCAGAGCCACTCAAACCATCCTTGTCCTGGTAAGCacctttgtatctttttatacCCTCTCTTCcatcatttacatttgtttttcttgttttggcaAGACCACTTGGTGGCTGGCGAACACCTCTGCCTTAATCAATATCTGTTTCCCAACTGTCAGCCCCTTTATTCTCTTAAGTTGTAACCCCTGTGTATCTAGACTCTTCTGTACATGTACTGGAAGAAATACACAACTACCCCATCTCACCAGAAACATATAAATTGTATGTTTTTTACCATGTTTGGTCATTGATATACTCATTCCCAGTAGAATCCTACACACAATTACAAGCCAGTCTCCTTGTAGATTGAGTTGTGAAAAAGACAGGAAGAGCATCTGTTTCAGTAACAactgaaatatgaaaatacttcTGGAGAAAGATGAGCATGTAAAATACTTTCAGGTAAACATTAGAACAATGAATTgcagaagacaaaggaaaacaagCAAGAAGACATGTCAGCTGATACTTAGAAAGTGTGCAGGTAAGAAGCAAACAGACGTTTCGTTTCATCAAATTAAATGTATGTGGGGAGTCTTTAGAAGGTAGGttgttctggggtgcctgcgtggctcagtcagttaagcctctgacttcagctcaggtcatgatctcaccattcgtggcttcgagccccacatcgggctctgtgctaacagctcagagcctggagcctgcttcagattctgtgtctccctctctctcagccccttccccactcatactctgtctctctctcacaaaaataaataaacattaaaaaaaaattttttttttagaaggtaGTTTGTTCTAAGTCTTGATGCCAGTTGGCTCTATTAACAAGAAATGGATTTAGGGTCATCTCCTACATTTCCGATTTTATGAAGCAATTTTAAGGAGGAGTCTTTCATCAAACTTGGAGCAGCTAGAGTAGTAGCATTTGGAAGTTATTGATTGTACtattatttatatcagtataatttcacattttttttttaatgtttcttcatttttgagagagacagagtgtgagcaggggaggggcagagagagaaagagacacagaatcccaagcagactccaggctccagcacagagcctgacgtggagctcgaactcacaaccgtgagatcatgacctgagctgcagccggacgctcaaccgactgagccactcaggtgtccctcacATATAGTTTCTAATATTTTGCATTATAATTCAAAACTGACATTTATTGTCTTATTCAggttgttccagctttggccatttgGCATACTTGgatatgtatatactttttaactttcttactttctgtcaGTACAAGATACTCATGTTCAtcttatatatgttttctttttttttttttaatatgtatatatttaaatgtttattattttgagagggagagagagaatcccaatcaggctttatgcccagtgtggagcctgacacaggattcGATCTCAccttctgagatcatgacttgagccgaaatcaagtctgATGTTCAGGCTCCTGAGTCACTCAGGCGTCCTTTACTTTTGAACGGCTTAAATAGTATTGGTTTACCTATGAACATAATCTCCTCACTGTTAAGCCATGTCATCAGGGTacgtttgtgtgtgtttgttggggggagggggggggctctTTGATAGATATCCCTGTTTCTTCCATCAATATTATTCAGTTTAGAATTTATTCTACACGGGTCAAACCCCAttttgggcatagagtttacttaaacaaaaaaacaaacaacctcatTAGAATGTACTATCTCATTTTGATTaataaaatcagtttcttttatGGTATCAATGAATATTATTTAAGGTATTCAACAGGTAAGTGTTTTGTACAGTTTTATTACATTTCATATcttcattataatttatttataaatatataatgctttttctaatatgtttagatttttaaacttCATCTTTTGTTTACTTTCTACAGAGAACATTTCTATCATACTGAATTCTGTGTgttgtgtacatatgtgtatgtgtgtgtatccgTATATGTATGCATAACAACATGTATGCATGTTTATACGTGTGAAAGTGTGTATTTGCAtgcatatattttcataaaaactcTGATGATGATTGTTGGAATTTGTTCCAAGCAGTAATAAAGTCtaacttttatgatctttaagacTATGACTCATAAATTAATTTGCTATTCAATCTGCTCTACAGAAATCACAGAGAAATTTGCATGATTAGTATAGTTGCTTCACAGCAGTTCTGTGCATGTAATATGGAGTTGGAAGGAGCTCACTGAGTCATCTACCTCTGTGCACCCAGTGTGATTGAGTGGAAATTGCTGAAGTATAATTAAGTCTCTCTTGAAAATATCTGTAATCTGTTGTTCATAGGGAGACAGTTTTCTCTTGTGAAGTTAGAGAAGACATTTGGAAAAGTTAACATCCCACTTGAGAGGTTCAGATAGGAGAAAAATTAAGGGTTTCAGCGTTTTTCGGGCTCAAATATGTTTGCTTAGGAttcttgctccctctccctctgcatacttcctctcaaaaaaaaatctaatgttatTTTAAGGTTCATCCTGTATTTCTCTCATTTCAATTTATTGAGTGAACAAAATGTAATGCCTTGAATTTCCATGTTGCATTATTGTCTTATATCTTATTCCCAAATCACTTATTATTTTCAgctaattttttctaaaatatatatataatattttttaatatatatataaaatttatatataattctagTGATGATTACTTTCTACCATAAAATATCTTATCACTTACTTGAATTTCATATACCATAAATTAGAATGAAACCTAGATTATACATAATTTTTGTAGTTGGTCTCATTGAGAAACAAATGTGATAGAATTATTTATGTTGCTATCCAAATGTGGACCTTTAGTATATAAACCCAATAGAAAATTATTCAGCATTTTATTAAGACCCTTGAATGGTCATTGACAggtaatatatatctatataatatttacatgaaaatgataaattagCACAAACTTATAAATCAATTTATAATATTGTAttcagttgacccttgaaccatGGTTTTTGAACTGCATAGGTCTACTTATGTGTAGATtttttatagtacagtactgcaaatgtatttttcttatggttttcttaataacattttcttctaggtttattgtaagaataaattatataatatgtatgaagATGTAAaacagtacataatacatataacatacaaaataggtGTTAATAGACTTATGGttttggtaaggcttctggtcaacattAGTTGAGTTTTGGGAGAATCAAAAGTTATGGGGCActgggtagcccagttggttgagggtctgactcgattttggcccCAGGTCGTTATCTCTCAGTCACCAGATCAAGCCtcgcatggggctccatgctggccatggagcctgcttaagattctctttctccctctgcccctcccccattcatgcattctctttctctctccctctctctctcaaaaaagaaaaaagttatacaTGCATTTTCAACTGCACAGCGGGTTgacagcccaaatgcccatgttgttcaagggtcacctgtagtAACAGTTTGGGGGCAAAAGATACGaaactgtttttgtttaatgAAGAGTTATATTGCTTTTGAAATCACCAAGGAAGCACACTGGATAACTTCagaataacagcaacaacaaaaggatATTAACTTAAACATGCCAATAATGTAATGTAATTCTCTACAATTAAATTACAAGCAGTTACAATTTCTagtgtaaatttttattttggaataaatttatATGTGCAGATAAGTAGCAAAGATAATACAGAAACTTCCTATATACCTTCTCACTGAGTGTATCCACATATTAATGTTGTACATTACCAAGATActtctttctatttgtttgtttatataatccctaccccaatgtggggctcaaactcatgaccctgagatcaagagtcacatgctctactgactgagccagccaggcacccccatgacaCCGTTGACAAAACTGAGGACCAGCATTGGCGCAGCACTGTTAATTTACTTCAtgctttatttgcatttcacCAGTTGTaacaatatattttcatgttccaGGATCCATTTCagaataccacattttctttagtcATCATATCTCCTCAGTGTCCCTTGTGCTGTGTCAGTATTTTAACCCTTCCTAGTTTTTCATGGTTTTAGTGAGTTGGGGGAAGTCTGGTCAGGTGTTATTCTTGCATGTCACTAAAGTTGAGTttgtctgattattttttaatgattagaatATGTTCGTAGATTTTTAGAAGAATATCCCAATATCTCCTGTCATATCATATCAGAGATTCAGGAAATAATCTTGATGTATCCCTGGTGCTGTTAACCGTGATCCTTTGGTTCAGCTGATGCTTGCCAGGTATCTTCATGAAATTACTGTGTTCCCATTTCCATACTTATTTAGAAGTCACTAAGTTCatcccaaaacaaaaccaaggggAGTTAAATTAATGCCTTTCTCCTGAAAGgaggcatatatatgtatacgtatatgtatatatctgtgtgtgtgtgaaaatatatgtatattctctTTAGCATTTTTCTGCCAGGAAGATTTGTCCcttcctcatttatttgtttattcaattatTCATGTCAGCATGAACTCATGTATGTTAACTTACAGTAGGTATTATAATCCAGTATGATGCTATTTATTTTATCGCTCAAATTATTCCAGCTTTGGGCATCAGGAGTCCTTAAAGGTTTTCTTTCATGTGGCTTTGATATGTTccaatttttttggggggggggggttgggaagtttccatttttatacCAGTATAAGATGCTTTCAGACTCTAAGGTCTGTCCCAGACCTAGAATCATGTATTTCCccaaagagggtttttttttttttttaatgtttatttttgagagagaaggagagagagcatgcacacaagcacgagcaggggaggggcagaagagagggggacagagggtctgaagtggactctgtgctgacagtgtggaacccgatgcagggctcgaacccacaaactacaacatcatgacctgagctgaagtcagatgctcaaccgactgagccgcccaggcaccctccccAATGAGTTTTTTATTAGCTGTTTAAAGATGTGAGGAAATACAAGTACCTAAAGGACAGAGATCAAAGGCCTGTGGCAGCACAAAGTCCAAGAAGACACAGGCATGCACATACAACCCAAGGGACAATGAACACAACCTGGTCCGTTAGTGCAGTTATAATCTGCTTTATTACTTAACACCGATCATGACTTACCTTGTGTACAAGACAACTCACAGACGTGTGGATGGCACTGCCATCAAAGGCTTCCTTCTGTTCCCAGCTGTCCTCTGTTGTGGTCCTTTTGCTCATTTCAAACACAGCTGTGAAGACACCTTCATGCTCAGCTAGAATAATTCCTGATGCCGCCCCGTGAGAGATGCCCAAAGGAGAGGCGTGTCGTTGTTCTAAAGCTCTGCCATTTGGACCAAGTGTCTCCAGAGAGTGAACCTGGTTGCGGCAGGACACTTGAGTGCATTGTCTTGACTCAGACCTGGCTGCA from the Prionailurus viverrinus isolate Anna chromosome E2, UM_Priviv_1.0, whole genome shotgun sequence genome contains:
- the LOC125153785 gene encoding vomeronasal type-1 receptor 4, translated to MTSVDLKIAVIFLVQITIGILGNFSLLYHYMSLCFNGGRSRSTDVIFRHLTVANSLVILSRGIPETMAAFGLRYFLNDFGCKVVFYMHRVARGVSIGTTCLLSIFQAITISPRSSRWAEMKAKALKYIGPSTILCWILHMLVNIIVPMYVIKKWSNENITTIDFKYCSATLHDKGTDFLCATVTSIPDVLCLGLMSWASGSMVFILYTHKQRVQHIHRNNLSSRFSPETRATQTILVLVSTFVSFYTLSSIIYICFSCFGKTTWWLANTSALINICFPTVSPFILLSCNPCVSRLFCTCTGRNTQLPHLTRNI